Sequence from the Kineosporia succinea genome:
ACCCGCCCCGAGCACCTCGGCACGGTGCAGACCGCGGTGCTCGACACGCGCCGTCTTCGCCTGCACTACCGCAAGTCCCAGGGTGCCGAGGGCACGTACACCGTCGACCCGCTGGGCCTCGTGCACAAGGCCGGGGTCTGGCACCTGATCGCCCGGCACCGGCAGGTCACCAAGAACTTCCGCGTCGACCGGGTGCTCGACGCCACCGTGCTGGACTCGAACGCCCACCGCCCGGCCGGTTTCGACCTCCAGACCACGTGGCACGAGCTTCAGCGTGACTTCAGCGGCTCGATGCGCGCCGTCGCGGTGCGGGTGCGGGTGAGACGCCGCATCCTGGGCCGGGTCCTGCGCATGCACGGGCAGGAGACGACGGTGGACGCGGGGGACGACGAGGACTGGGTCGGGACCACCCTGCGGTTCCCGGCTCTCGAGGCCGCCCGCGCGCTGCTCGCGCACGGGGACGACCTCGAGATCCTCGATCCGCCGGAGCTGCGGGACCGGTTCGCCGACCTCGGCCACCGGATCGCCGCGATGTACTCCTAGCCCCCGTTGCTCTGCCGGATTCCTCTCCCCAGCGCGGTGAACGAGTGGACGAAGCCGCCCGACGGCCCGCTCACGGTGACGTACGCCTCGCGGGTCCCGGGCCGGATCGCCAGGTTCGTCGCCGAGTAGTCGCCGTCGTCCGGAACCGGCAGGTCGATCGTCTTCAGGTGATCCCCCCGGTCGTTGAAGACCATCACCCGGGCCTGCCGGTGGAACATCTGGTACACGTTCCCGGCCGCGTCCACCGCGTTCGAGTCGACCTGGTTGCCACCCGCGTCCACCCGCACGGCCGGATGCGCCGTGGCCACGGCCTTCCCGCCGACCGTGAGACCCAGGTGGTCGATGCGGTTCTCGGCGTACTGACTCACCCACAGGCCCTCGGACCCCGCGTCGAACGAGATCCCGTTGGGTGCGGGCAGGTCAGGCGCGAGCACCGTGGCCTCGCCACCGTCGCGCGGGATCCGCACCACGCGGCCCCGGTCGTCGCCGAGCGGGTCGTCGTGCCCGCGGGTGTCGCTGACGTAGAGATGGCCGGCTGGGTCGAAAGCCAGGTCGTCGGGCTGC
This genomic interval carries:
- a CDS encoding SMP-30/gluconolactonase/LRE family protein, with the protein product MKRLVISAVLLALTACGSAASPAATPKPLKVTDVHEATGMTLLEGPVFTPDGSLLVVDVTAPAGEPKVLSIDVGKRTVKPFFTDSSSAYTSAQISPYDGRIYLTDFASGAIDSISVRGDDPEVFFEGKVDGTVMQPDDLAFDPAGHLYVSDTRGHDDPLGDDRGRVVRIPRDGGEATVLAPDLPAPNGISFDAGSEGLWVSQYAENRIDHLGLTVGGKAVATAHPAVRVDAGGNQVDSNAVDAAGNVYQMFHRQARVMVFNDRGDHLKTIDLPVPDDGDYSATNLAIRPGTREAYVTVSGPSGGFVHSFTALGRGIRQSNGG
- a CDS encoding helix-turn-helix transcriptional regulator, which gives rise to MKSDRLLALLLLLQARSPRPATELSERLEVSVRTIYRDAEALSSAGVPVYAERGRSGGIALLPGYRTQVPGLSGDEAAALFVLMTGTAHTDLGFGPSIGGALRKLLASLPGTQQDTAELIRERILVDPARWRAHDTRPEHLGTVQTAVLDTRRLRLHYRKSQGAEGTYTVDPLGLVHKAGVWHLIARHRQVTKNFRVDRVLDATVLDSNAHRPAGFDLQTTWHELQRDFSGSMRAVAVRVRVRRRILGRVLRMHGQETTVDAGDDEDWVGTTLRFPALEAARALLAHGDDLEILDPPELRDRFADLGHRIAAMYS